The following proteins are co-located in the Echinicola sp. 20G genome:
- a CDS encoding tetratricopeptide repeat protein, whose translation MRKILLLFIASGFFYQAKAQSGLYQTGLEKKIDDAYELFDKHHYSASKLEFENLKEEELTASQRIDVDFYHAVSALKIENPDGPSLVENITKNYPTDPKANEAAFLLGDYYFEKRHYKVAIEKYNMVNVDVVSLEDRSKLYFKTGYAYFQLKDYANAARYFDPVKKMQTSYTGDGYYYAGYVAMELNKYDQAIADFKQADRYPEYQPKVPYMLSELYYRQQQYDELIAYATPITQSRNNLDRKEGIYLLLAEAYYERRDFNNAATYYDAFSKTGRGNMSREQMYKAGVAQFKVQKYQQATDYFKKVALENDRLGQVSSYYLGHSYLKLNNPQYAVTSFSTAYKSDFDSNIQEEALFNFAKLNLEKGSFQEAINAMDSYLQKYPQGQNVAEVENLLSDALINTNNYLRAIEHIERMSNKSLRIRAAYQKVTYYQGITYYRNKRYKEAITYFDKSIAYPVDKAIVHEAFFWKAEAYAAGDNMKEAIRAYEQVTGMRLTSLDPALIRSHYGLGYAYFNTQQYAKAENQFRSYIDKVKKSDVQSYYDDAVMRLGDCYYIQKKFDNALSTFRRAIDDRNPEADYAHYMAGVVLNFQNRNREAIAELDRGLSRYPNSRFMDDIVFQKAQINMEESNYAEARQGYSQLINQSPNSPFVPFALEGRAIASYSLKNYDQTINDYKKILDSYPNATNADAALVGLQEALSLQGRSGEFSNYLSDYKTANPGNESLQSIEFEAAKNLFFNQSYQESIRAFETYLKSYPNSGQKQEANYFIGDAYYRLGQKDQALQTFYDLEGMGASSHRAKAIQRIAEIEFEKKNYQKAIPYFISSSKVARDRIEEYEAYKGLMTAYYETSKFDSASFYADKVIALGDITADAEANALLIKAKSLLKTGKTAAAQDELMVLLNESESIQGAEALYLLSLSFHESGNFTQSNETIFSFSEKYAVYDYWYGKCFVLLAKNYKGLNENFQAKATLESVIENAKNEQIIQEAKAELEAIQ comes from the coding sequence ATGAGAAAAATACTACTATTGTTTATTGCCTCCGGTTTTTTCTATCAGGCAAAAGCACAATCAGGCCTTTATCAAACAGGCCTGGAAAAAAAGATAGATGATGCCTATGAGCTTTTTGATAAACACCATTACAGTGCCTCCAAGCTCGAGTTTGAAAACCTCAAGGAAGAGGAACTGACCGCATCGCAAAGGATAGATGTGGATTTTTATCATGCAGTTTCTGCCTTGAAGATTGAGAATCCAGACGGCCCAAGTTTGGTGGAAAATATTACCAAAAATTATCCTACCGACCCCAAAGCCAATGAAGCAGCATTTCTTTTAGGTGACTATTATTTCGAGAAACGTCACTATAAAGTGGCCATAGAAAAGTACAACATGGTCAATGTGGATGTGGTCAGTTTGGAGGATCGCTCTAAGCTTTACTTCAAAACAGGCTATGCTTATTTCCAATTGAAGGATTATGCCAATGCGGCCAGGTATTTTGATCCGGTAAAGAAAATGCAGACTTCATACACGGGAGATGGCTACTATTATGCAGGATATGTGGCCATGGAACTAAATAAATATGATCAGGCCATTGCAGATTTCAAACAAGCAGACCGCTACCCTGAATACCAGCCAAAAGTGCCTTACATGCTTTCTGAGCTGTACTACAGACAGCAGCAATATGATGAGTTGATCGCTTATGCTACACCAATTACCCAATCAAGGAATAACTTGGATAGGAAGGAAGGAATCTACCTGTTGTTAGCAGAGGCTTATTATGAACGTCGTGATTTTAATAATGCTGCGACTTATTATGATGCTTTTTCCAAAACAGGAAGAGGAAATATGAGTCGTGAGCAAATGTATAAGGCTGGAGTTGCCCAATTTAAAGTTCAAAAATACCAACAGGCAACAGATTACTTTAAAAAGGTAGCATTGGAGAATGATCGATTGGGTCAGGTTTCCAGTTATTATTTGGGCCATTCCTATTTGAAACTCAACAATCCTCAATATGCTGTTACCAGTTTCAGCACAGCCTACAAGAGTGATTTTGACTCCAATATCCAAGAGGAAGCACTTTTCAATTTTGCTAAGTTAAATCTAGAAAAAGGAAGCTTTCAGGAAGCCATCAATGCCATGGATTCCTATCTTCAAAAGTATCCTCAAGGCCAGAATGTGGCAGAAGTGGAGAACCTGCTCAGCGATGCCCTGATCAATACCAACAACTACTTAAGGGCAATTGAGCATATTGAAAGAATGAGCAATAAGTCTCTTCGAATAAGGGCAGCCTATCAAAAGGTTACCTACTATCAAGGAATCACTTATTATAGAAATAAAAGATACAAAGAAGCGATTACCTATTTCGATAAGTCAATTGCTTATCCGGTAGATAAAGCCATTGTACATGAAGCTTTCTTTTGGAAGGCAGAAGCCTATGCTGCAGGAGATAACATGAAAGAAGCTATCAGGGCTTATGAACAGGTAACTGGAATGCGTTTAACTTCTTTGGACCCTGCCTTAATCAGGAGCCATTATGGCTTAGGGTATGCTTATTTCAATACCCAACAATATGCTAAAGCTGAAAATCAGTTTAGGTCTTACATCGATAAAGTAAAGAAATCTGATGTACAGAGTTACTATGATGATGCAGTGATGCGTTTGGGAGACTGTTATTACATCCAAAAGAAATTTGATAACGCTCTAAGTACTTTTAGAAGAGCCATAGATGATCGCAATCCCGAAGCAGATTATGCCCATTACATGGCAGGAGTAGTACTCAATTTTCAAAATAGAAACCGGGAAGCGATTGCGGAACTGGATAGAGGGTTAAGTAGGTATCCAAATAGCAGGTTTATGGATGATATAGTTTTCCAAAAGGCTCAGATCAATATGGAAGAATCCAATTATGCTGAGGCCAGACAGGGATATTCTCAACTGATCAATCAAAGCCCCAACAGTCCATTTGTACCTTTTGCTTTGGAAGGTAGGGCGATTGCAAGTTACTCATTGAAAAATTATGATCAGACGATCAATGATTATAAAAAGATCTTGGACAGCTATCCAAATGCTACCAATGCTGATGCGGCTTTGGTAGGACTCCAAGAAGCGCTTTCACTTCAAGGTAGGTCTGGAGAGTTTTCAAATTACCTTTCTGATTATAAAACGGCCAACCCAGGAAATGAAAGCCTCCAGTCTATTGAATTTGAAGCGGCTAAAAACCTATTTTTCAATCAATCTTATCAGGAATCTATCCGAGCTTTTGAAACCTATTTGAAGAGTTACCCTAATTCAGGGCAAAAGCAAGAAGCCAATTATTTTATTGGGGATGCCTATTATCGTTTGGGCCAAAAAGACCAAGCGCTGCAGACCTTCTATGATTTAGAGGGAATGGGGGCATCAAGTCACCGCGCGAAAGCCATTCAACGAATTGCGGAAATTGAATTTGAGAAAAAGAACTATCAAAAAGCGATTCCATATTTTATCAGCAGCAGTAAAGTAGCCAGAGATAGGATAGAAGAATATGAAGCTTATAAAGGCTTGATGACGGCTTATTATGAAACCAGTAAGTTTGATTCGGCCAGCTTTTATGCCGATAAAGTGATTGCATTGGGAGATATCACTGCAGACGCAGAAGCCAATGCTTTGCTGATCAAAGCCAAGTCGCTCTTGAAAACAGGAAAAACAGCGGCAGCCCAAGATGAGTTAATGGTGTTGTTAAATGAAAGTGAATCAATTCAAGGAGCGGAAGCACTTTACTTACTTTCTCTTTCTTTCCATGAAAGTGGCAACTTCACCCAGTCCAATGAAACCATCTTTAGTTTCTCTGAAAAGTATGCTGTGTATGATTACTGGTATGGAAAATGCTTTGTGCTTTTGGCTAAAAACTATAAAGGTTTAAATGAAAATTTCCAAGCTAAAGCTACTTTGGAATCTGTCATTGAAAACGCTAAGAATGAACAAATTATTCAAGAGGCCAAAGCAGAACTAGAAGCAATTCAATAA
- a CDS encoding sodium:solute symporter has translation MSNLDWIVLFGTLISIIGYGIYKTYGPKDMYSYLRGGGELGWWTIGLSIMATQASAITFLSTPGQAYQDGMRFVQFYFGLPIAMIILSVTFIPIYYRLRVYTAYEFLESRFDLKTRTLAAFLFLVQRGLAAGITIYGPAIILSTLLNWNLTFTNIFIGLVVIIYTVSGGTKAVSITQKQQMTVMMGGMILAGILVINMLPVSFDDAMHVAGKMGKLNIVNFEFDLGDRYNFWSGITGALFLFLSYFGTDQSQVQRYLSGRSLKESRMGLITNGFLKVPMQFIILFIGVMVFVFYQFYEPPIFFNKVQTEKLAQSEYKDDFEQLQSDYSATFEEKNLVLRSMIDAQKEGNEEKVNELRAEISTKQEEQEAIRSDVKELILKNEPNAETRDTDYVFMRFVMDYLPQGVVGLLFAVIFSAAMSSTASELNALGATSTIDIYKRSINKNQNERHYTLSSKLMTAVWGVFAILFATYATLFENLIQAVNLLGSLFYGTILGIFLVGFYMKWVRGNAVFLAALVTEVVILLIHWKNGSELFGISIDIGYLWYNAIGCLLLMLLSAVFQLFSPQKDKV, from the coding sequence ATGAGTAATCTAGACTGGATCGTCCTTTTTGGGACGTTAATATCCATTATTGGCTATGGGATCTATAAAACCTATGGTCCCAAAGACATGTATAGCTATTTGAGAGGAGGGGGTGAACTCGGCTGGTGGACAATAGGCCTTTCGATCATGGCTACCCAAGCATCTGCCATTACTTTTTTGAGTACTCCAGGACAGGCCTATCAGGATGGGATGCGTTTCGTCCAGTTCTATTTTGGTCTTCCAATAGCCATGATTATTTTATCGGTTACTTTTATTCCGATTTACTACAGGTTAAGAGTATACACTGCTTATGAGTTTTTGGAATCCAGGTTTGATTTAAAAACTAGAACACTGGCTGCATTTCTCTTTCTTGTCCAAAGAGGTCTGGCCGCAGGAATTACAATCTATGGACCTGCCATTATTCTCTCCACCTTATTGAATTGGAACCTAACCTTTACCAATATTTTTATTGGTTTGGTTGTTATCATTTACACTGTATCAGGGGGGACAAAAGCGGTTTCAATCACTCAAAAACAGCAAATGACTGTAATGATGGGTGGAATGATATTGGCCGGGATTTTAGTGATCAATATGCTTCCTGTTTCTTTTGACGATGCCATGCACGTAGCTGGAAAAATGGGGAAGTTGAACATCGTTAATTTTGAATTTGATTTGGGAGATCGGTACAATTTCTGGTCGGGTATCACTGGGGCTTTGTTTCTTTTTCTGTCCTATTTTGGGACGGATCAATCTCAGGTACAAAGGTACCTTAGCGGACGTTCCTTGAAGGAAAGCAGAATGGGCTTGATTACGAATGGCTTTCTCAAAGTTCCCATGCAGTTTATCATCTTATTTATAGGTGTGATGGTGTTTGTGTTTTATCAATTTTATGAACCACCTATATTTTTCAATAAGGTACAAACCGAAAAGTTAGCTCAAAGTGAGTATAAAGATGATTTCGAACAACTGCAGTCTGATTATTCAGCAACTTTTGAAGAAAAGAATTTGGTGCTGAGGTCAATGATTGATGCGCAAAAGGAGGGTAATGAGGAAAAAGTTAATGAGCTAAGAGCAGAAATAAGCACCAAACAGGAAGAGCAAGAAGCCATCCGATCGGATGTCAAGGAACTGATCTTAAAAAATGAACCCAATGCAGAAACAAGAGATACTGATTACGTTTTTATGCGTTTTGTGATGGACTATCTACCTCAGGGGGTAGTGGGCTTATTATTTGCTGTCATATTCTCAGCAGCCATGTCCAGTACAGCCTCAGAATTGAATGCTTTGGGAGCCACTTCCACCATCGATATTTATAAAAGGTCAATCAACAAAAATCAAAATGAACGCCATTATACACTGTCTTCAAAATTAATGACGGCGGTTTGGGGAGTTTTTGCCATACTTTTTGCTACTTATGCGACCTTGTTTGAAAACCTAATCCAGGCAGTAAACTTATTGGGATCCCTTTTTTATGGAACCATATTGGGCATATTCTTAGTAGGTTTTTACATGAAATGGGTGAGGGGCAATGCAGTATTTCTTGCGGCTTTGGTCACTGAAGTAGTTATTCTATTGATTCACTGGAAAAATGGAAGTGAGCTTTTCGGTATTTCAATTGATATTGGCTATTTGTGGTACAACGCCATTGGCTGTTTACTCTTAATGTTGTTATCGGCAGTTTTTCAATTGTTTAGTCCTCAGAAAGATAAAGTATAA
- a CDS encoding tetratricopeptide repeat protein — protein sequence MSDINQGIAYYKEGKFEEALDIFNPLVSEDPKNAMLLLHRGRILSRLGKLDQSLADFDNLIQIDAFNPDFISDRAVVLHLLQRNEEALSELDRSLNLDPKNPYRYSSRAFLKDRTGDLKGAIADYEKAIELDPEDAVAYNNKGIVEEKLGYKQRSKQSFDKADKLVGYQPKEYKSTSAPKEKPQLEPEKNIPSQLEPDQSDPKSVSFKDYWKTVGKVLGDKDTRAEFFSFLQSKFGKKK from the coding sequence GTGAGTGATATTAATCAGGGAATAGCTTATTACAAAGAAGGGAAGTTTGAAGAAGCTTTGGATATTTTTAATCCATTGGTTTCAGAGGATCCTAAAAATGCCATGCTTTTGCTGCACCGAGGAAGAATATTATCCCGGCTTGGCAAATTGGATCAATCTCTGGCAGACTTTGATAATTTGATTCAAATTGATGCTTTCAACCCAGATTTTATAAGCGATCGGGCGGTAGTTCTTCATCTGCTTCAGAGAAATGAAGAGGCATTGAGTGAATTGGACCGTTCTTTGAATTTAGATCCTAAGAATCCCTACCGATATTCAAGCAGAGCCTTCTTAAAAGACAGAACCGGGGACTTAAAGGGAGCCATAGCCGATTATGAAAAAGCCATTGAGCTTGATCCGGAAGATGCAGTTGCTTATAACAATAAGGGCATTGTGGAAGAAAAATTAGGGTACAAACAAAGATCCAAACAAAGTTTTGACAAAGCCGATAAACTGGTAGGTTATCAACCTAAAGAATACAAGAGCACATCAGCCCCCAAGGAAAAGCCGCAGCTAGAACCTGAAAAGAATATTCCGTCCCAACTTGAACCTGACCAGAGTGACCCTAAGTCGGTAAGCTTTAAAGATTATTGGAAGACTGTTGGTAAAGTCTTAGGTGACAAGGACACCAGAGCTGAATTCTTTAGCTTTCTCCAGTCCAAGTTTGGGAAAAAGAAGTGA
- a CDS encoding universal stress protein: MKTFKILCPTDFSECSLNALEYAAKLGEKYKAELILFHVPSMEDYRKLFRHPKEESLEFVKKKMDNLVAEVVLESVDKGLISCTAAVKEGKTVETIIQFANENDIDLIVMGTEGVNDIKTNFIGTKSSKVIEDSSKDVLIVPRKVFFKSPRKFVYATDYLEEDKLAIQKVVELANFYDSEIDIVHVGTKSKIIDRALHQTMVGEIKPFIRYEKISYVLKTYRDEPGLGLENYLITAKGNILVTLSKKKSWFDQLFTQNLSKKMSYFINKPLLVIKEV; encoded by the coding sequence ATGAAAACTTTTAAGATTCTTTGCCCAACTGATTTTTCAGAATGCTCGCTGAATGCATTAGAGTACGCGGCGAAGTTAGGAGAGAAATACAAGGCAGAGTTGATACTTTTCCATGTACCTAGTATGGAAGATTATAGAAAGCTTTTTAGACACCCCAAGGAGGAATCACTGGAATTTGTGAAAAAGAAGATGGATAACCTGGTTGCCGAGGTGGTTTTGGAAAGCGTGGACAAAGGCCTTATATCCTGCACTGCAGCGGTAAAAGAGGGTAAAACAGTAGAGACCATCATCCAGTTTGCCAATGAAAATGATATTGATCTCATTGTGATGGGCACGGAAGGAGTCAACGATATCAAAACCAATTTTATCGGTACCAAATCCAGCAAAGTAATAGAGGATTCTTCAAAGGATGTTTTGATTGTGCCGAGAAAGGTTTTTTTCAAATCTCCCCGGAAATTTGTTTATGCAACTGACTATTTGGAAGAAGATAAGTTGGCTATACAAAAGGTGGTGGAATTGGCCAATTTTTACGATAGCGAGATCGATATAGTCCATGTAGGGACCAAAAGCAAAATTATCGATAGGGCTTTGCACCAAACCATGGTCGGAGAGATCAAGCCATTTATCAGATATGAGAAAATTAGCTACGTGCTGAAGACTTATCGAGATGAACCTGGCTTGGGCTTGGAAAATTACCTCATTACAGCAAAGGGAAATATTCTGGTGACCTTGAGCAAAAAAAAGAGCTGGTTTGACCAACTCTTTACCCAAAATCTATCGAAGAAAATGTCTTATTTTATCAATAAACCCTTATTAGTGATCAAAGAAGTTTGA
- a CDS encoding DUF2911 domain-containing protein, with the protein MNLRTSVLLIFLMAFSTGVLTAQQIQMPQASPAASISQKIGLTDVKVDYSRPSVKGRKIFGTLVPYGEVWRTGANSSTKITFSTDVILEGNKVPAGTYALYTIPGKKDWTFILSNNLELWGAIGYMDDKDVVRFTVPSKKSPEAYETMEISFNDMTDSGASLNLHWEKTAVGFKIETEVEPVVMNQIQEMVIDQNTENPGLLYQAASYYYSIDKDMEQAHEWIEKSVEADPKYWTMHLKAKIEEKLGMKDEAIASAQLSSEMAKEAKNMDYVGLNERLIKAIK; encoded by the coding sequence ATGAATTTAAGAACAAGTGTCCTGTTGATTTTCTTGATGGCTTTCTCCACAGGAGTCTTGACAGCCCAACAAATCCAAATGCCACAGGCAAGTCCAGCTGCTAGCATTAGTCAAAAAATTGGTCTTACAGACGTCAAAGTCGATTACAGTAGACCCAGTGTAAAAGGCAGGAAGATTTTTGGTACTTTGGTGCCTTATGGAGAAGTATGGAGAACAGGTGCCAATTCCAGTACAAAAATCACTTTCAGTACTGATGTAATTCTAGAGGGTAATAAAGTGCCAGCAGGGACTTATGCCTTGTATACTATTCCTGGTAAAAAGGATTGGACCTTTATCCTATCCAATAACCTTGAACTTTGGGGAGCTATAGGGTACATGGATGACAAAGATGTTGTTAGGTTTACCGTCCCAAGCAAAAAAAGTCCCGAAGCATATGAAACCATGGAAATCAGTTTTAACGACATGACTGATTCAGGTGCTTCTTTGAACTTACATTGGGAAAAAACCGCTGTTGGATTTAAGATTGAGACTGAAGTAGAACCTGTAGTAATGAATCAAATCCAAGAAATGGTTATTGATCAAAACACGGAAAATCCAGGATTACTGTATCAAGCTGCTTCTTACTACTATTCCATCGATAAGGATATGGAGCAGGCTCATGAGTGGATTGAAAAATCCGTTGAAGCAGATCCTAAATACTGGACCATGCACTTAAAAGCTAAGATAGAGGAAAAATTAGGCATGAAAGATGAAGCGATTGCCAGTGCCCAGCTTTCCAGCGAAATGGCCAAAGAAGCCAAGAACATGGATTATGTAGGACTTAACGAAAGGTTGATCAAAGCCATCAAATAA
- a CDS encoding glyoxylate/hydroxypyruvate reductase A gives MSLAIISPNRDIASWLKILADTASEIPLEIYPDIKDPYSVEVAMVWQHPKGSLQAFPNLKLICSMGAGVDHILGDETIPNDIPITRIVDPRLTFSMTNYVVMGVLNYHRQIDRYKKDKARKVWDMSNPEIPIRVGVLGVGELGGDVLDKLAQLGIEVYGYGNSAKSDFRHPYYYGDQLPLFLQKVNVIVCLLPLTPETEGFLNIDFFKRCNKGTYLINVARGKHLNEEDLIEAIDEGYMSGALLDVFRQEPLSKEHPFWEHPKITITPHIASITNPDAAAPQIIKNYFNVIEGKELINKIDRNKGY, from the coding sequence ATGAGTTTAGCGATCATATCACCCAATAGGGATATAGCATCTTGGTTAAAGATTTTAGCAGATACGGCTTCGGAAATCCCTTTGGAAATCTATCCTGACATTAAAGATCCGTATAGTGTTGAAGTGGCGATGGTATGGCAGCACCCTAAAGGTTCTCTACAAGCTTTCCCAAATCTCAAGCTAATTTGTTCAATGGGAGCTGGAGTGGATCATATTTTAGGAGACGAAACCATCCCAAATGACATTCCCATTACCAGAATTGTGGATCCGAGGCTTACTTTTTCGATGACCAACTATGTGGTCATGGGAGTATTGAATTATCACCGTCAAATCGATCGTTATAAAAAGGACAAAGCAAGGAAAGTCTGGGACATGTCCAATCCAGAAATACCCATTAGGGTAGGTGTTTTGGGTGTTGGAGAACTAGGAGGAGACGTGCTAGATAAATTGGCGCAATTGGGAATAGAAGTTTATGGCTATGGCAACAGCGCCAAAAGTGATTTCAGGCATCCATATTACTATGGTGACCAACTCCCATTGTTTTTACAAAAGGTAAACGTAATAGTATGTTTATTACCATTAACGCCTGAGACAGAAGGTTTTTTAAATATAGATTTTTTTAAACGCTGTAACAAAGGCACCTATTTGATCAATGTGGCTAGAGGAAAACATTTGAATGAAGAGGATTTGATTGAAGCGATCGACGAAGGTTATATGTCCGGAGCACTTTTGGACGTTTTTAGACAGGAACCTTTGTCCAAGGAGCATCCATTTTGGGAACATCCTAAAATTACCATTACACCGCACATTGCTAGTATAACTAATCCCGATGCAGCTGCTCCCCAGATAATAAAGAATTACTTTAACGTAATAGAAGGAAAAGAACTCATTAATAAAATTGATCGAAATAAAGGATATTAA
- a CDS encoding DNA-3-methyladenine glycosylase has product MKDIKILPKGFFLKKNVTEIAKDLLGKIIVTQIDGLYTSARIVETEAYDGTIDKACHAFPNKLTKRTEVMFKEGGRSYVYLCYGIHHLFNIVTHEDGVAKAVLVRAVQPIEGVEIMKNRRNTSNELLLGNGPGKVAQALGLNLKHNDKLLFQENGIIYIGSEMNNTIFEICVSTRVGVDYAEEDALLPWRYYIKGNPHISKK; this is encoded by the coding sequence ATGAAAGATATTAAAATTCTTCCAAAGGGATTCTTTTTGAAGAAAAATGTCACAGAAATAGCCAAAGATCTTTTAGGGAAAATCATAGTCACACAGATTGACGGCTTGTATACGTCGGCCAGGATAGTTGAAACTGAAGCCTATGATGGAACCATTGATAAAGCGTGCCATGCTTTTCCAAACAAGCTTACGAAAAGAACCGAAGTAATGTTTAAAGAAGGTGGAAGGAGTTATGTTTATCTTTGCTATGGAATCCATCATCTTTTTAATATTGTGACCCATGAAGATGGAGTAGCCAAGGCGGTATTAGTGCGTGCTGTTCAGCCCATTGAAGGAGTTGAGATCATGAAAAATAGACGAAATACTTCCAATGAATTGCTACTTGGCAATGGACCGGGCAAAGTTGCACAGGCTTTGGGATTAAACTTAAAGCATAATGATAAGTTGTTATTTCAAGAAAATGGTATAATTTACATTGGAAGTGAAATGAATAACACTATTTTTGAAATATGTGTAAGCACTAGGGTAGGTGTAGATTATGCGGAAGAGGATGCATTGCTACCCTGGAGGTATTATATAAAAGGTAATCCACATATCAGTAAAAAGTAA
- the holA gene encoding DNA polymerase III subunit delta, protein MPNQPDAVLKELKSGKYAPVYFLQGDEPYFIDQITSFIEKNAIPEHEKGFNQIMMYGKDATMSQVLTNARRFPMMAERQVVIVKEAQNLPDLGKEAGDSLLINYLSNPLPSTILVFAHKYKVLDGRKALAKDLDKKAVLVKSDKVPEYKLSPWIDSYLKSKSFTIEPKACQIIAESIGNNLEVLTNEIDKMLINFSEPIQIDSNHIQQFIGINKDYNNFELTKALSFRDILKANKIISYFSQNPKSNPLIPIIALLYLHFSRLLLVHSNKKLGERELAGKLKVNPYFMKEYMIASKNYPLGKVIDNIGYLKEADLRSKGIDANGMSEAEILKELIFKLMH, encoded by the coding sequence ATGCCAAACCAACCTGATGCAGTTTTAAAAGAGTTGAAAAGCGGGAAATATGCTCCCGTTTATTTTTTACAGGGTGACGAGCCTTATTTCATTGATCAGATAACTTCATTTATTGAAAAAAATGCCATCCCTGAGCATGAGAAGGGTTTTAATCAGATCATGATGTATGGCAAAGATGCCACCATGAGTCAGGTGCTGACCAATGCCAGAAGGTTTCCCATGATGGCAGAAAGACAAGTGGTTATTGTCAAAGAAGCTCAAAATCTGCCTGATTTGGGCAAGGAAGCAGGGGACAGTCTTTTGATTAATTACCTCTCCAATCCTTTGCCTAGTACGATTTTGGTATTTGCCCATAAGTACAAGGTGTTGGATGGTCGAAAAGCATTGGCCAAAGACTTGGACAAAAAAGCTGTATTGGTGAAGTCTGACAAAGTCCCTGAGTACAAGTTGAGTCCTTGGATAGACAGTTACCTTAAGAGCAAGTCCTTTACCATTGAGCCAAAGGCATGCCAGATCATTGCAGAATCCATCGGCAATAATTTGGAAGTATTGACCAATGAGATTGACAAGATGTTGATCAACTTCAGCGAGCCTATCCAGATTGATAGTAATCATATCCAACAGTTTATAGGGATCAATAAGGACTATAACAACTTTGAACTGACCAAGGCTTTGAGTTTTAGGGATATTTTGAAAGCCAATAAAATCATCAGCTATTTCAGTCAAAATCCAAAATCAAACCCTTTAATCCCGATTATAGCACTTTTATACCTTCATTTTTCCCGTTTACTTTTGGTACATTCCAACAAAAAACTGGGAGAGCGTGAGTTGGCAGGAAAACTTAAAGTGAATCCATACTTTATGAAAGAATACATGATTGCCTCCAAAAACTACCCTTTAGGCAAGGTTATTGATAACATCGGATACTTAAAGGAAGCCGACCTTCGTTCAAAGGGTATTGATGCCAACGGAATGAGTGAAGCCGAAATATTAAAAGAACTCATTTTCAAATTGATGCATTAA